Proteins encoded by one window of Collimonas fungivorans:
- a CDS encoding sigma-70 family RNA polymerase sigma factor encodes MAFDPSQLETLRPQLIRFAALQLRNDALAEDAVSETILAVLEHPDRFQEQSSFKTYVIGILKHKLLDQLRRGKREVQLNIDEDADRSDADMIDALFTSTGHAVEAAPSWGNPDQALERKEFFDILQLCIDKLPAKTGRIFMMREWLELDTDAICKELEITAANAWVLLYRARARLRECLQLNWFGTQA; translated from the coding sequence ATGGCATTTGATCCTAGCCAGCTTGAAACGTTACGGCCGCAGCTGATACGGTTTGCTGCGCTGCAGTTGCGCAATGACGCCCTGGCCGAAGATGCTGTCTCGGAAACCATACTTGCGGTGCTTGAGCATCCTGACCGTTTTCAGGAGCAGTCTTCGTTCAAGACCTATGTCATCGGCATCCTCAAGCACAAATTGCTGGACCAGTTGCGGCGCGGCAAGCGCGAAGTGCAGCTGAATATCGACGAAGACGCAGACCGCAGCGACGCCGACATGATCGATGCCTTGTTCACATCGACAGGACATGCGGTGGAAGCCGCACCCAGCTGGGGCAATCCGGACCAGGCGCTGGAGCGCAAGGAGTTTTTCGATATCCTGCAATTATGCATCGACAAGCTGCCCGCCAAAACCGGACGCATTTTCATGATGCGGGAATGGCTGGAACTGGATACAGACGCAATTTGCAAGGAACTGGAAATTACCGCTGCGAATGCCTGGGTGCTGCTGTACCGGGCGCGCGCCAGGTTGCGCGAATGTTTACAGCTAAACTGGTTCGGCACGCAGGCTTGA
- a CDS encoding zf-HC2 domain-containing protein — protein sequence MPYKRLIPHCRDTQQLLSQAQDSNLSPLTRVRVRVHLWTCTACTRFSQQLAFMRQAMQQLGKD from the coding sequence ATGCCATATAAGCGCCTGATCCCACATTGTCGCGATACCCAGCAGCTCCTGTCCCAGGCGCAGGACAGCAATCTGTCGCCGCTGACCCGGGTACGGGTGCGCGTGCACCTGTGGACCTGCACGGCTTGCACCAGGTTTTCGCAGCAGCTGGCTTTCATGCGGCAGGCAATGCAGCAGCTAGGCAAGGATTAA
- the tsaD gene encoding tRNA (adenosine(37)-N6)-threonylcarbamoyltransferase complex transferase subunit TsaD, whose amino-acid sequence MIVLGVESSCDETGLALYDTERGLLAHALYSQVAMHEQYGGVVPELASRDHIRRAIPLLQQVLSESGIARHDIDAIAYTQGPGLAGALLVGASVACGLGLALDKPMLGVHHLEGHLLSPLLASDPPSFPFVALLVSGGHTQLMRVDGVGQYSLLGETLDDAAGEAFDKSAKLLGLGYPGGPAISRLAEFGDPSVYQLPRPMLHSKNLDFSFSGLKTAVLTLVKNHTANICEQDKANIARAFVDALVEVLLAKCLAALKQTGLKRLVIAGGVGANQQLRSALNAAAEKRRFRVYYPELEFCTDNGAMIAFAGAMRLQISPQAAQRTYGFNVRPRWPLNELGI is encoded by the coding sequence ATGATTGTTCTCGGCGTTGAATCTTCCTGTGACGAAACCGGCCTTGCGCTCTACGATACCGAGCGCGGTTTGCTGGCGCACGCCCTTTATTCGCAAGTGGCGATGCATGAACAATACGGCGGCGTGGTGCCGGAGCTGGCTTCGCGCGACCATATCCGGCGCGCCATTCCTTTACTGCAACAGGTATTGTCTGAAAGCGGCATTGCGCGGCATGACATCGATGCCATCGCATACACCCAGGGACCGGGACTGGCGGGGGCGCTGCTGGTAGGCGCCTCGGTTGCCTGCGGCCTCGGCTTGGCGCTGGATAAGCCGATGCTGGGTGTGCATCACCTGGAAGGGCATTTGTTATCGCCGCTCCTGGCCAGCGACCCCCCCAGCTTCCCGTTTGTCGCCTTGCTGGTGTCCGGCGGCCATACCCAGCTGATGCGGGTCGATGGCGTCGGGCAATACAGCTTGCTGGGCGAAACGCTGGACGATGCCGCCGGAGAAGCATTCGACAAATCGGCCAAGCTGCTTGGCCTCGGTTACCCCGGCGGGCCGGCGATTTCACGCCTGGCCGAATTCGGCGACCCTTCGGTGTACCAGTTGCCGCGGCCCATGCTGCATTCGAAAAACCTGGATTTCAGCTTCTCCGGCCTGAAAACGGCGGTGCTGACCCTTGTCAAAAACCATACGGCCAATATCTGCGAACAGGACAAGGCCAATATCGCCCGTGCTTTCGTGGATGCGCTGGTTGAGGTGCTGCTGGCAAAATGCTTGGCCGCGCTGAAACAGACTGGCCTCAAGCGCCTGGTGATCGCAGGCGGAGTAGGCGCCAACCAGCAGTTGCGCAGCGCCCTCAATGCGGCGGCGGAGAAGCGACGCTTCCGGGTGTATTACCCGGAACTGGAATTTTGCACCGATAATGGCGCCATGATTGCCTTTGCCGGCGCGATGCGCTTGCAAATCAGTCCGCAGGCAGCGCAGCGCACCTACGGCTTCAATGTACGGCCGCGCTGGCCGTTGAATGAATTAGGTATCTGA
- a CDS encoding DEAD/DEAH box helicase, giving the protein MQADPAVPTTPTVRFADFGLSPDILRALSDQGYVHPTPIQAEAIPVVLQGRDVMGAAQTGTGKTAGFSLPIIQLLLAHANTSASPARHPVRALILTPTRELADQVAENVKAYCRHTPLRSTVVFGGVDIAPQTAALRSGIEIVIATPGRLLDHVQQKTLNLSQTQILVMDEADRMLDMGFLPDLQRIINLLPKERQNLMFSATFSGEIKKLAATFLKNPVTIEVARSNATADNVTQTMYHVNEQTKAEAVSHIIRERKLKQVIVFSNTKIGASKLARHLENEGVNASAIHGDKTQNERMAALEAFKRGEIEVLVATDVAARGLDIAELPCVINFDLPYNAEDYVHRIGRTGRAGASGDAISLYADKDERLLVDIEKMIKYKFVRAELTGFVAKPASAERERSSGRGADARNGRGEGRGPSSDRSTQHTRSAYTSTPTSRKEKVDPWFLKPYEPTLAAEVDTSGVAPAGGGSIKPSKVKLAALLGGLPKN; this is encoded by the coding sequence ATGCAAGCTGATCCAGCAGTGCCAACCACGCCCACCGTCCGTTTCGCAGATTTCGGGCTGTCCCCGGATATCCTGCGCGCGTTGAGCGACCAGGGTTATGTCCATCCCACACCGATCCAGGCAGAAGCAATCCCGGTGGTGTTGCAAGGACGCGACGTGATGGGAGCGGCGCAAACAGGAACCGGCAAGACTGCCGGTTTTTCCTTGCCTATCATCCAGCTGCTGCTGGCGCATGCCAATACCAGCGCCTCGCCGGCGCGGCACCCGGTGCGCGCGCTGATCCTGACGCCGACGCGTGAACTGGCTGACCAGGTCGCGGAAAACGTTAAAGCCTATTGCCGCCATACTCCTCTGCGTTCGACCGTGGTGTTCGGCGGCGTCGATATCGCGCCGCAAACCGCAGCCTTGCGCTCCGGCATCGAGATCGTGATTGCAACGCCAGGCCGCCTGCTGGACCACGTGCAGCAAAAGACGCTGAACCTGTCGCAGACCCAGATACTGGTGATGGACGAAGCCGACCGCATGCTGGACATGGGTTTCCTGCCAGACTTGCAGCGCATCATCAACCTATTGCCGAAAGAGCGGCAGAACCTGATGTTCTCCGCCACGTTTTCGGGGGAAATCAAGAAGCTGGCGGCGACTTTCCTGAAGAACCCGGTAACGATCGAAGTGGCGCGCAGCAACGCCACCGCCGACAACGTGACGCAGACCATGTATCACGTCAATGAGCAAACCAAGGCCGAGGCGGTGTCGCACATCATCCGCGAACGCAAGCTGAAGCAGGTCATCGTTTTTTCCAATACCAAGATCGGCGCATCGAAGCTGGCCCGCCACCTGGAAAACGAAGGCGTCAATGCTTCGGCGATCCATGGCGACAAGACCCAGAATGAACGCATGGCGGCGCTGGAAGCATTCAAGCGGGGCGAAATCGAAGTGCTGGTGGCGACCGATGTCGCCGCGCGCGGCCTGGATATCGCCGAACTGCCGTGTGTGATCAATTTTGATTTGCCGTACAACGCAGAAGATTATGTGCACCGGATCGGCCGTACCGGCCGCGCCGGCGCTTCCGGCGATGCGATTTCCCTGTACGCCGACAAGGACGAACGCTTGCTGGTCGACATCGAAAAGATGATCAAGTACAAGTTTGTGCGCGCCGAACTGACCGGGTTTGTCGCCAAGCCGGCGAGCGCCGAACGTGAGCGTTCTTCCGGACGCGGCGCCGATGCCCGCAACGGCCGTGGCGAAGGCCGTGGCCCCTCGTCCGACCGCAGCACGCAGCACACACGCAGCGCCTACACATCGACCCCGACTTCGCGCAAGGAAAAGGTCGACCCGTGGTTCCTCAAGCCTTACGAACCGACGCTCGCAGCCGAAGTGGATACATCTGGCGTAGCGCCGGCAGGCGGCGGCTCTATCAAGCCGTCGAAGGTGAAGCTGGCGGCCTTGCTGGGCGGACTGCCAAAGAACTGA
- the gluQRS gene encoding tRNA glutamyl-Q(34) synthetase GluQRS, which produces MSNQASYIGRFAPSPTGPLHAGSLVAAMASYLDAKANRGRWLLRMEDVDEARTAAGAAESILADLDLLGMHWDGEVVFQSRRAALYEAAFDRLGRLAYPCGCTRREIVDSRICVAADGAAVYPGTCRTGLPVGKPARAYRLRVPDPGHIDELIIFDDRWLGRVQQHLAIEVGDFVLKRADGFWAYQLAVVVDDADQGVTHVVRGADLLDSTARQIYLQRQLKLATPQYLHVPVITNADGEKLSKQNGAQAIDIKQPLHALSKAAWFLGLDIGQVDSVAAFWPLATTAWANLETSRRG; this is translated from the coding sequence ATGTCTAATCAAGCAAGCTACATCGGCCGCTTCGCCCCCTCGCCCACCGGTCCTCTGCATGCCGGATCCCTGGTGGCGGCGATGGCCAGTTACCTGGACGCCAAGGCCAACCGTGGACGCTGGCTACTGCGCATGGAAGACGTGGACGAAGCGCGCACCGCAGCCGGTGCGGCCGAATCCATCCTGGCGGACCTCGATCTGCTCGGCATGCACTGGGATGGCGAGGTGGTGTTTCAAAGCCGCCGTGCCGCCCTCTATGAAGCGGCCTTCGATCGCCTCGGGCGGCTGGCCTATCCTTGCGGCTGCACCCGCCGCGAAATCGTCGATTCCCGCATCTGCGTGGCTGCCGACGGCGCCGCGGTTTATCCCGGCACTTGCCGCACCGGCCTGCCGGTCGGCAAGCCGGCCCGCGCTTACCGCCTGCGCGTACCGGATCCTGGGCATATCGATGAACTGATTATTTTTGACGACCGCTGGCTGGGCCGCGTACAGCAGCACCTGGCGATAGAAGTGGGGGATTTTGTATTGAAACGGGCGGATGGTTTCTGGGCTTACCAGTTGGCAGTGGTTGTCGACGATGCGGACCAGGGCGTGACGCATGTAGTGAGAGGCGCAGACCTGCTGGACTCGACCGCACGCCAGATTTACCTGCAGCGCCAATTGAAACTGGCGACGCCGCAATATCTGCATGTTCCGGTCATCACCAATGCGGACGGCGAAAAACTATCCAAACAGAACGGCGCGCAAGCTATCGACATCAAGCAGCCGCTGCACGCGCTCAGCAAGGCGGCGTGGTTCCTGGGTCTGGATATCGGACAAGTCGACAGCGTAGCGGCGTTCTGGCCGCTGGCTACTACCGCCTGGGCCAATCTCGAGACCAGCCGCCGCGGCTGA
- a CDS encoding LysR family transcriptional regulator, with the protein MNLTLEALQVLDAIARKGSFAAAAVELDRVPSALTYSVRKLEEDLDVLLFDRRGHRAKLTSAGQELLTEGRHLLLAAQELERRVKRAATGWEVELRIVLDSIIPFDSLLPLIEAFDRENAGTRLRISHETLSGVWEALLSDRADLAIGAPHSGPDSIRMSGGFQTRQLGMIEWVFAVAPGHPLATAPEPLTASLIQQYRAVAVGDTGRSLPGITSGLLSGQDILTVPSISAKLQAQLSGLGCGHLPRWMAAPYFASGALIEKQTIEAKPIDKTQIAWRTPVVGKSLKWFITQLSEPAVQHILLGSPAPHHHESISNV; encoded by the coding sequence ATGAACCTGACACTGGAAGCTTTGCAAGTTCTCGATGCGATCGCTCGCAAAGGCAGCTTTGCAGCGGCGGCTGTCGAACTGGATCGGGTGCCGTCGGCGCTTACCTACAGCGTGCGCAAGCTGGAAGAGGATTTGGATGTGTTGCTGTTCGACCGCCGCGGCCATCGCGCCAAGCTGACCAGCGCCGGCCAGGAGCTGTTGACCGAGGGCCGGCACCTGCTGCTGGCGGCGCAGGAACTGGAACGGCGCGTCAAGCGTGCGGCGACCGGCTGGGAAGTGGAACTGCGCATCGTCCTTGACAGCATCATCCCGTTTGACAGCCTGCTGCCGCTGATCGAGGCTTTCGATCGCGAAAATGCCGGCACCCGGCTGCGCATTTCGCATGAGACATTGTCGGGCGTGTGGGAAGCCTTGTTGTCGGATCGCGCCGACCTGGCGATTGGCGCGCCGCACAGCGGCCCTGATAGCATCCGCATGAGCGGCGGCTTCCAGACTCGCCAGCTGGGCATGATCGAATGGGTTTTCGCAGTCGCCCCCGGCCACCCGCTGGCGACTGCGCCGGAACCGCTCACCGCCAGCCTGATACAGCAATACCGGGCGGTGGCCGTCGGCGACACCGGCCGCAGCTTGCCAGGCATTACTTCGGGCTTGTTGAGCGGACAGGACATCCTGACCGTGCCCTCCATCTCTGCCAAGCTGCAGGCCCAGCTCAGCGGCCTCGGCTGCGGCCATTTGCCGCGCTGGATGGCAGCCCCTTATTTTGCATCGGGCGCATTGATCGAAAAGCAAACCATCGAGGCCAAACCTATCGACAAGACGCAAATCGCCTGGCGCACGCCAGTCGTGGGAAAATCTCTCAAATGGTTCATCACGCAACTCAGCGAACCCGCGGTCCAGCACATCCTGCTTGGCTCGCCGGCGCCGCATCATCATGAATCGATCAGCAATGTCTAA
- a CDS encoding flavodoxin family protein translates to MTKVAIVYHSGYGHTKKQAEAVHAGVLRAEGAAPELIAIDAEGNLSDAAWASLEAADAIIFGTPTYMGTVSWQFKKFADTSSKQWFGQKWKDKVAAGFTNSATMNGDKGTTMSYLITFAMQHSMVWVGTGLMPANSKAAQRNDVNFVGGFSGALAQSPSDSSPEEGPAAGDLETAKQFGKRVAETAQKFKK, encoded by the coding sequence ATGACTAAAGTTGCTATTGTTTATCATTCCGGCTACGGCCATACCAAAAAACAGGCAGAAGCCGTGCATGCCGGAGTGTTGCGGGCCGAGGGCGCTGCACCTGAACTGATCGCCATCGATGCCGAAGGCAATCTCAGCGACGCAGCCTGGGCTTCGCTGGAAGCGGCCGATGCCATCATCTTTGGCACGCCAACATACATGGGCACCGTTTCCTGGCAGTTCAAGAAGTTTGCCGATACCTCGTCGAAGCAATGGTTCGGCCAGAAATGGAAGGACAAGGTGGCTGCCGGCTTTACCAATTCAGCGACGATGAATGGCGACAAGGGCACCACCATGAGTTATCTGATCACCTTCGCGATGCAGCACAGCATGGTCTGGGTCGGCACCGGCTTGATGCCGGCCAACAGCAAGGCCGCGCAACGTAACGACGTGAACTTTGTCGGCGGTTTCTCCGGCGCGCTGGCGCAAAGCCCGTCGGACTCTTCGCCGGAAGAAGGCCCTGCAGCCGGCGATCTTGAAACCGCCAAACAGTTTGGCAAGCGCGTTGCAGAGACCGCACAGAAATTCAAGAAGTAA
- a CDS encoding sulfurtransferase: MQSSHPYVNIAAYKFITFIDAEQKRPEFLAICKQLQLKGTILLTPEGINLFLAGLREQIDQFLAWLRADERFADLEVKESYSEKQPFTRMLVKLKAEIITMKHPLIKPELGRAPAVQAQTLKRWLDQGYDDKGRPVVMLDTRNAFEVDVGTFENTIDYRIEKFSEFPAVIAAHKDELADKTVVTFCTGGIRCEKAAIHMQNIGYDSVYQLEGGILKYFEECGGAHYDGDCFVFDYRTALNPQLQETATVQCYACRAVVTPRQQLSPQYVAGKSCPHCLPEAAAIPTEATGAY, translated from the coding sequence ATGCAGTCCAGCCATCCCTACGTCAATATCGCCGCCTATAAATTCATCACTTTCATAGACGCAGAGCAAAAGCGTCCGGAATTTCTTGCAATTTGTAAGCAATTGCAACTAAAGGGCACGATTTTGCTTACTCCGGAGGGAATCAACCTGTTCCTGGCCGGCCTGCGTGAGCAAATCGACCAGTTCCTGGCCTGGCTGCGCGCCGACGAACGCTTCGCTGACCTGGAGGTGAAGGAAAGTTATTCCGAAAAGCAGCCTTTCACGCGCATGCTGGTCAAGCTGAAAGCAGAAATCATCACAATGAAACATCCGTTGATCAAGCCGGAGCTGGGCCGCGCTCCGGCGGTGCAAGCACAGACGCTGAAGCGCTGGCTGGACCAGGGCTACGACGACAAAGGCCGGCCGGTAGTCATGCTGGATACGCGCAACGCATTTGAAGTCGACGTCGGCACCTTTGAAAACACGATCGATTACCGCATCGAAAAATTCAGTGAGTTCCCGGCTGTGATCGCTGCGCACAAGGACGAACTGGCCGACAAGACTGTCGTCACTTTCTGTACCGGCGGCATCCGCTGCGAGAAAGCCGCAATCCACATGCAGAATATCGGCTACGACAGCGTCTATCAGCTGGAAGGCGGGATCCTCAAGTATTTCGAAGAATGCGGCGGCGCTCATTACGACGGCGACTGTTTTGTGTTCGACTATCGCACCGCGCTCAATCCGCAACTGCAGGAAACCGCCACCGTGCAATGCTACGCTTGCCGCGCCGTGGTGACGCCGCGCCAGCAACTGTCGCCGCAATACGTGGCAGGCAAGTCCTGTCCGCATTGCCTGCCGGAAGCCGCGGCGATTCCAACAGAAGCCACCGGCGCTTACTGA
- the dnaE gene encoding DNA polymerase III subunit alpha, with the protein MTTPQFIHLRLHSEYSIVDGLVRIDDVVKAAAGDKQAALGISDLANLFGMVKFYKAARGKGIKPIIGCDVWITNDDDRDKPSRLLLLVKNRGGYLQLCELLSRAWLENLHRGRAEIRAEWLAELTQQSGGNGLIALSGAHFGDIGIAIDNGNTGLAERCIERWAAIFPDNFYVEIQRADQPNMEAHVRQAVALAAKFNVPVVATHPIQFLDKEEFIAHEARTCIAEGEMLANARRVRRFNDQQSFKTQAEMAELFADMPAALQNSIEIAKRCNLTLQLGKPQLPDFPTPDGMTIGDFLIQQSQEGLELRLLHLFPDETKREQQRQRYQDRLKFETDTIIKMGFPGYFLIVAEFIRWAKQNGVPVGPGRGSGAGSLVAYSLQITDLDPLKYNLLFERFLNPERVSMPDFDIDFCQEGRDRVIQHVKDLYGKDAVSQIATFGTMAAKGAIRDVGRVLDFGYNFCDGISKLIPFKPGKHVTIADAIQEEPMLAERLENEEEVKQLLNLAQQVEGIARNIGMHAGGVLIAPGKLTDFCPLYTQGGDAGVVSQYDKDDVEAVGLVKFDFLGLTTLTILDRAVRYIKQLDPAMADFSLEKLPLNDRPSYELLTAAKTVAVFQLESRGMQGMLKDARPDRFEDIIALVALYRPGPMDLIPDFCKRKHGERFDYPDPRTEGILSETYGIMVYQEQVMQMAQVVGGYSLGGADLLRRAMGKKKAEEMAEHRQIFRDGAAKDGLTEAKADEIFDLMEKFAGYGFNKSHAAAYALLSYHTAYLKAHHPAAFMAANLSLAMDDTEKIKILVEDSLTVCKLTLLPPDINLSDYRFTPEGEPGKKATFIRYGLGAVKGSGQNAIEAIIAARQEKPFVNLFDFCLRVDKRQINRRTIESLIRAGAFDCFKVDRGILLASVPRAMEAADQKLASANQVSLFGGDDSDLEAPIEYVQAAPWTDKQKLTEEKSALGFYLSGHLFHAYAAEARRFARTPLGSLEPSREPRVLAGIISGLRAQMTQRGKMMIVTLDDGSATVDVTVYNEQFEPNKAFFKEDEFLVVHGKVSEDRFNGGLRVSAERVMDIATARIQYGRQIVLSLSSLSQKIDAAQLRDMLSSHRSETGLPMTLRYTGEGIACEILFGNEWRVSPSDGLQLALIEKVGPEAVAVEY; encoded by the coding sequence ATGACGACACCGCAATTTATTCATCTCCGCCTCCACTCCGAGTATTCCATTGTCGATGGCCTGGTACGCATCGACGATGTCGTGAAAGCCGCTGCCGGCGACAAGCAGGCAGCACTTGGCATCTCCGACCTCGCCAATCTGTTCGGCATGGTCAAATTCTACAAAGCTGCGCGCGGCAAGGGCATCAAGCCGATCATCGGCTGCGATGTTTGGATCACCAATGACGACGATCGCGACAAGCCGTCGCGCTTGCTGCTGCTGGTCAAGAACCGCGGCGGTTATTTGCAGCTGTGTGAACTGCTGTCCCGGGCCTGGCTGGAAAACCTGCATCGCGGCCGCGCGGAAATCCGCGCCGAATGGCTGGCTGAACTGACGCAGCAGAGTGGCGGCAACGGCCTGATTGCCTTGTCCGGCGCCCATTTCGGCGACATCGGCATTGCCATCGATAATGGCAATACGGGATTGGCGGAACGTTGCATCGAGCGGTGGGCGGCGATTTTCCCGGACAATTTTTATGTCGAGATCCAGCGCGCCGACCAGCCCAACATGGAGGCGCACGTGCGCCAGGCGGTAGCGCTGGCGGCCAAGTTCAACGTGCCGGTGGTGGCTACGCATCCGATCCAGTTCCTGGATAAGGAAGAATTCATTGCGCATGAAGCCCGCACTTGTATCGCCGAAGGCGAAATGCTGGCGAATGCGCGCCGCGTACGCCGTTTCAACGACCAGCAGTCGTTCAAGACCCAGGCGGAAATGGCCGAGCTGTTCGCCGATATGCCGGCCGCGCTGCAGAATTCCATCGAAATCGCCAAGCGCTGCAACCTGACGCTGCAATTGGGCAAGCCGCAGTTGCCGGATTTCCCGACACCGGACGGCATGACCATCGGCGATTTCCTGATACAGCAGTCGCAGGAAGGCCTGGAGCTGCGCCTGCTGCATCTGTTCCCGGACGAAACGAAGCGCGAACAGCAGCGCCAACGCTACCAGGACCGGCTCAAATTTGAAACCGACACCATCATCAAGATGGGTTTTCCCGGCTACTTCCTGATCGTTGCCGAGTTTATCCGCTGGGCCAAGCAGAATGGCGTACCGGTCGGGCCGGGCCGGGGTTCGGGAGCAGGTTCGCTGGTCGCGTATTCGCTGCAGATCACCGATCTCGATCCGCTCAAATACAATCTGCTGTTCGAACGTTTCCTGAACCCTGAACGGGTATCGATGCCCGACTTCGATATCGATTTTTGCCAGGAAGGCCGCGATCGCGTCATCCAGCACGTCAAGGATCTCTACGGCAAGGATGCTGTATCGCAGATCGCCACCTTCGGCACCATGGCGGCCAAGGGCGCGATCCGCGACGTCGGGCGGGTGCTCGATTTTGGCTACAATTTCTGCGACGGCATTTCCAAGCTGATTCCGTTCAAGCCGGGCAAGCACGTAACGATTGCCGACGCCATCCAGGAAGAGCCGATGCTGGCCGAGCGGCTGGAGAACGAGGAAGAGGTCAAGCAGCTGCTCAACCTGGCGCAGCAAGTCGAAGGCATCGCGCGCAACATCGGCATGCATGCCGGCGGCGTGCTGATTGCGCCAGGCAAGCTCACCGACTTCTGTCCGCTATACACACAGGGCGGCGACGCCGGCGTGGTCTCGCAGTACGATAAAGACGACGTCGAAGCCGTCGGCCTGGTCAAGTTCGACTTTTTGGGTTTGACCACACTGACGATTCTTGACCGCGCAGTGCGCTACATCAAGCAGCTCGATCCGGCCATGGCTGATTTCAGCCTGGAAAAACTGCCGCTCAACGACCGGCCGTCGTATGAATTGCTGACCGCCGCTAAAACAGTGGCCGTGTTCCAGCTGGAAAGCCGCGGCATGCAAGGCATGCTGAAAGATGCGCGGCCCGACCGCTTCGAAGACATTATCGCGCTGGTGGCGTTGTACCGGCCGGGTCCGATGGACCTGATCCCGGACTTCTGCAAACGCAAGCACGGCGAGCGTTTCGACTATCCCGATCCGCGCACCGAAGGCATCTTGTCGGAAACCTACGGCATCATGGTGTACCAGGAGCAGGTGATGCAGATGGCGCAGGTGGTCGGCGGTTACTCGCTCGGCGGCGCGGATCTGCTGCGGCGGGCGATGGGTAAGAAAAAAGCGGAGGAGATGGCGGAGCATCGCCAGATTTTCCGCGACGGCGCCGCCAAGGACGGTTTGACCGAAGCCAAGGCCGACGAGATTTTCGACTTGATGGAAAAGTTCGCGGGCTACGGCTTCAACAAGTCGCACGCCGCCGCTTATGCATTGCTGTCTTATCACACCGCTTACCTGAAAGCACATCACCCCGCCGCGTTCATGGCAGCCAACTTGTCGCTGGCGATGGACGACACCGAAAAGATCAAGATCCTGGTGGAAGATTCGCTGACGGTGTGCAAGCTGACCTTGCTGCCGCCGGACATCAATCTGTCGGATTACCGTTTCACGCCGGAAGGCGAGCCGGGCAAGAAGGCGACGTTCATCCGCTACGGCCTTGGTGCGGTAAAAGGTTCGGGGCAGAACGCGATTGAAGCTATCATCGCGGCCCGCCAGGAAAAGCCGTTCGTCAACCTGTTCGATTTCTGCCTGCGGGTAGACAAGCGCCAGATCAATCGTCGCACCATCGAGTCGCTGATACGCGCCGGTGCGTTCGATTGTTTCAAGGTCGACCGCGGAATCCTGCTGGCTTCGGTGCCGCGCGCGATGGAAGCAGCAGACCAGAAACTGGCGTCCGCCAACCAGGTCAGCCTGTTTGGAGGCGACGACAGTGATCTTGAAGCGCCGATCGAATATGTGCAGGCGGCGCCATGGACTGACAAGCAAAAATTGACTGAAGAGAAGAGCGCGCTCGGTTTCTATCTGTCGGGCCATCTGTTCCATGCCTACGCCGCTGAAGCGCGCCGCTTCGCCCGCACTCCGCTCGGCAGCCTGGAACCGTCGCGCGAACCGCGCGTCCTGGCAGGCATCATCTCTGGCTTGCGGGCGCAAATGACACAGCGTGGAAAAATGATGATCGTGACGCTGGACGACGGCAGCGCGACTGTCGATGTCACTGTCTATAACGAGCAGTTTGAACCGAACAAGGCGTTTTTCAAGGAAGACGAATTCCTGGTGGTGCATGGCAAGGTGTCGGAAGATCGTTTCAACGGTGGTTTGCGGGTGTCGGCGGAGAGGGTGATGGATATTGCTACTGCGCGGATTCAGTACGGCCGCCAGATCGTGCTGTCCCTATCGTCGCTGTCACAGAAAATCGATGCGGCGCAGCTTAGGGACATGCTATCGTCGCATCGCTCAGAAACCGGCTTGCCCATGACGCTGCGCTATACCGGGGAAGGCATCGCTTGCGAAATATTATTCGGCAATGAGTGGAGAGTTTCGCCTAGCGATGGCCTGCAGCTCGCCCTGATAGAAAAGGTGGGACCGGAAGCGGTCGCTGTGGAATATTAA